One window of Arthrobacter oryzae genomic DNA carries:
- a CDS encoding sensor histidine kinase has product MHDEPPAKDASALTQVDASFAELADRRRGRLRRYLHRHPRVMDAVVVLCYLLLVTPTAVDAVLDGGWAAVALLAAVAAALVFRRSHPVAVVAAVAVLEVCITFLHPWGSNVSAGLWFALYALAVQRSRRFSITALALANTPLSLLYFLTLVGPLERALPDGGPAAPENSQLVFGIVAGITITLSNIIAAGIGISVRQRREHEQEIAAWAARTAELGSVTERNRIAREMHDVVAHSLTVMLTLSDGAAVVVRKSPDRAAEVLGELSRTGRTALADMRRVLGVLRDESPAGLAPRQPLSAGNSLAKLLEGFRTAGLPLHYSHTGPALPEDAAFQLTVYRIVQESLTNVLRYGRALGRVDVSMARTDGMVTIEVLDDGKGTVGSGPEAASAGMRPAGSGQGLTGMRERAGIYGGTVEAGRTAGGGWRVSAVLNWNGDQGKS; this is encoded by the coding sequence ATGCATGACGAACCACCGGCAAAGGACGCGTCAGCCCTGACTCAGGTTGATGCGTCCTTTGCCGAACTCGCCGACCGGCGGCGCGGACGGCTCCGCCGGTACCTCCACCGGCACCCCCGGGTCATGGATGCGGTGGTGGTGCTGTGCTACCTGCTCCTGGTCACTCCCACCGCCGTGGATGCCGTGCTCGACGGCGGCTGGGCTGCGGTCGCGCTGCTCGCCGCCGTCGCCGCGGCGCTCGTCTTCCGCCGGTCCCACCCGGTGGCCGTTGTTGCCGCCGTGGCTGTCCTGGAAGTCTGCATTACCTTCCTGCACCCCTGGGGCTCCAACGTCTCCGCCGGCCTGTGGTTTGCCCTCTATGCCCTTGCGGTGCAGCGGTCCCGCAGGTTCTCCATCACTGCGTTGGCATTGGCCAACACTCCGCTTTCCCTGTTGTACTTCCTGACCCTGGTGGGTCCGCTGGAACGCGCTCTTCCCGACGGCGGTCCCGCTGCGCCGGAGAATTCGCAGCTTGTGTTCGGAATCGTTGCCGGTATCACCATCACGCTGTCCAACATCATCGCCGCCGGAATCGGCATCTCCGTCCGGCAGCGGCGGGAACACGAACAGGAAATCGCCGCTTGGGCCGCCCGGACCGCGGAGCTGGGTTCGGTCACCGAACGCAACAGGATCGCCAGGGAGATGCACGACGTCGTTGCCCACTCCCTCACGGTGATGCTCACCTTGTCCGACGGCGCCGCAGTGGTGGTCAGGAAGAGTCCTGACCGCGCCGCGGAGGTCCTGGGCGAGCTTTCGCGGACCGGGCGAACGGCTTTGGCGGACATGCGCCGGGTGTTGGGGGTCCTCCGCGACGAATCACCGGCCGGCCTGGCGCCGCGCCAGCCCCTGAGCGCGGGAAACAGCCTGGCCAAGCTCCTTGAGGGCTTCCGCACGGCGGGGTTGCCGCTGCACTACTCACACACCGGGCCAGCCCTGCCCGAGGACGCAGCCTTCCAGCTGACTGTGTACCGGATCGTGCAGGAGTCGCTCACGAACGTGCTCCGCTACGGCCGGGCGCTGGGCCGGGTGGACGTGAGCATGGCCCGCACTGACGGCATGGTCACCATTGAAGTGCTCGACGACGGCAAGGGCACCGTGGGTAGCGGGCCGGAGGCAGCTTCCGCCGGGATGCGGCCGGCGGGTTCCGGACAGGGCCTGACCGGTATGCGCGAACGTGCGGGGATTTACGGCGGTACGGTGGAGGCCGGACGCACTGCCGGTGGCGGTTGGCGCGTCAGCGCGGTACTGAATTGGAATGGGGACCAAGGAAAATCATGA
- a CDS encoding single-stranded DNA-binding protein, translated as MAGETTITVIGNLTNDPELRFTPSGSAVANFTIASTPRTFDRQSNEWKDGETLFLRASVWREAAENVAESLTKGMRVIVSGRLKSRSYETKEGEKRTVIELEVDEIGPSLRYANAKVNRTQRSGGQGGQGGFGGGNSGGGFGGGQGANQGGNTGGSWGGNQPAAQEDPWATPGVSNAGGGWGNGPDSEPPF; from the coding sequence ATGGCAGGCGAAACCACTATTACGGTCATCGGTAATCTCACCAATGACCCCGAACTGAGGTTCACACCGTCAGGTTCGGCAGTAGCGAATTTCACCATCGCTTCTACGCCCCGCACCTTCGATCGCCAGTCGAATGAGTGGAAGGACGGGGAAACCCTGTTCCTCCGCGCTTCGGTGTGGCGTGAAGCAGCCGAAAACGTCGCAGAATCCCTCACAAAGGGTATGCGCGTTATCGTTTCCGGCCGTTTGAAGAGCCGTTCCTACGAAACCAAAGAAGGCGAGAAGCGCACCGTTATCGAGCTCGAAGTCGATGAAATCGGCCCGAGCCTGCGCTACGCCAACGCCAAGGTCAACCGCACCCAGCGCTCCGGCGGTCAGGGTGGCCAGGGTGGCTTCGGCGGAGGCAACAGCGGCGGTGGGTTCGGTGGCGGCCAGGGTGCAAACCAGGGCGGCAACACCGGAGGAAGCTGGGGCGGCAACCAGCCCGCAGCGCAGGAAGACCCCTGGGCAACGCCCGGTGTCAGCAATGCAGGCGGCGGCTGGGGCAACGGCCCGGATTCCGAACCTCCCTTCTAA
- the rpsR gene encoding 30S ribosomal protein S18, whose protein sequence is MAKAELRKPKPKSNPLKAADITVIDYKDVALLRKFISDRGKIRARRVTGVTVQEQRKIAQAIKNAREVALLPYSGAGRG, encoded by the coding sequence ATGGCTAAGGCTGAACTCCGTAAGCCCAAACCAAAGTCCAACCCCTTGAAGGCCGCTGACATCACTGTCATCGACTACAAGGACGTAGCATTGCTGCGCAAGTTCATCTCCGACCGCGGAAAGATCCGCGCCCGTCGCGTCACTGGCGTCACGGTGCAGGAACAGCGCAAGATCGCACAGGCAATCAAGAACGCCCGCGAAGTTGCCCTGCTGCCTTACTCCGGCGCTGGCCGCGGCTAA
- the rplI gene encoding 50S ribosomal protein L9 — MAKLILTHEVTGLGAAGDVVEVKDGYARNYLLPRNFALTWSKGGEKQVESIKAARAAREHASLEDAQKQAAALSAKPVKLVVKAGETGRLFGTVKQGDVADAVEAAGLGRIDKRKVELPAHIKSVGSYQANVRLHDDVAAVIELDVVAGK, encoded by the coding sequence ATGGCAAAGCTCATTCTGACCCACGAAGTAACCGGTCTCGGTGCTGCTGGCGACGTTGTCGAGGTTAAGGACGGTTACGCACGTAACTACCTGCTGCCCCGCAACTTCGCCCTGACCTGGTCCAAGGGTGGCGAGAAGCAGGTTGAGTCCATCAAGGCTGCCCGTGCCGCCCGCGAGCACGCTTCCCTGGAAGACGCTCAGAAGCAGGCCGCTGCACTCTCCGCCAAGCCGGTCAAGCTCGTTGTCAAGGCTGGCGAGACCGGACGCCTGTTCGGCACCGTCAAGCAGGGCGACGTAGCCGACGCTGTTGAGGCCGCTGGCCTCGGCCGCATCGACAAGCGCAAGGTTGAACTGCCGGCACACATCAAGTCGGTCGGTTCCTACCAGGCCAACGTTCGTCTGCACGACGACGTTGCCGCTGTGATCGAACTCGACGTAGTCGCAGGCAAGTAG
- a CDS encoding DUF1801 domain-containing protein, producing MAENKTQATDASVEDFLDGVENPPRQRDGLRLLALMKENTGEVPVMWGPGIVGFGSYHYRYESGREGDTVAVGFSPRKGSISLYGLTYAPEAAELLPRLGKHKVGAGCLYINKLEDVDEAVLAELIRAGHRHSTTVMHQD from the coding sequence ATGGCTGAAAACAAGACCCAGGCAACCGACGCCTCCGTGGAGGACTTCCTTGACGGCGTGGAGAACCCCCCACGCCAGCGGGACGGCCTGAGGCTGCTGGCCCTCATGAAGGAAAACACCGGCGAAGTGCCCGTGATGTGGGGTCCCGGCATCGTGGGATTCGGCAGCTACCACTACCGCTACGAAAGCGGCCGCGAGGGGGACACAGTGGCCGTCGGTTTCTCACCGCGGAAAGGAAGCATTTCACTGTACGGACTCACCTACGCGCCCGAGGCCGCGGAACTGCTGCCGCGGCTCGGCAAGCACAAGGTCGGTGCCGGATGCCTCTACATCAACAAGCTCGAGGACGTGGATGAAGCGGTCCTGGCGGAACTCATCCGGGCAGGCCACCGGCACTCCACCACCGTGATGCACCAGGACTAG
- a CDS encoding intradiol ring-cleavage dioxygenase — MTTSPQPPHEPHPDHDRGLEFDLSTLMSRRSLGLFFGAGTAAAALAACTPGGSTSGAASSSTTATASASSAATPSASASATPSASPALTRAIAECGVEIPQETAGPYPGDGSNGPNVLEASGVVRQDITASFGASTTKAEGVPLTVTLTLLDNADGCKPLAGAAVYAWHCDRDGKYSMYDAGLENENFLRGVQEADANGQVTFTTIFPGAYNGRWPHIHFEVFESMSNATAAGQVLAVSQIALTEATCNVVYATAGYESSARNFPNTTLTSDNVFGGDGGIHQLATMSGSVAGGYTAGLNVTV, encoded by the coding sequence ATGACTACTTCACCGCAGCCGCCCCACGAACCCCACCCCGACCACGACCGCGGCCTCGAATTCGACCTCTCGACTTTGATGAGCCGGCGTTCCCTGGGCCTGTTCTTCGGCGCGGGCACGGCGGCAGCGGCTCTCGCAGCCTGCACTCCGGGCGGGTCCACCTCGGGAGCAGCCAGCAGTTCCACCACGGCAACAGCATCCGCCAGCAGTGCGGCGACCCCCTCAGCGTCAGCGTCCGCTACGCCCTCGGCGTCGCCCGCACTGACCCGCGCCATCGCGGAATGCGGGGTGGAAATTCCGCAGGAAACAGCCGGCCCCTATCCGGGCGACGGTTCCAACGGCCCGAACGTCCTGGAGGCCTCCGGCGTTGTCCGGCAGGACATCACGGCCAGCTTCGGGGCCTCCACCACCAAGGCCGAAGGGGTCCCGCTGACGGTCACCCTGACTCTCCTGGACAACGCCGACGGCTGCAAACCCCTCGCCGGAGCCGCCGTCTACGCCTGGCACTGCGACCGCGACGGCAAGTACTCGATGTACGACGCCGGCCTGGAAAACGAGAACTTCCTCCGCGGCGTCCAGGAGGCCGATGCCAACGGGCAGGTCACCTTCACCACCATCTTTCCGGGGGCATACAACGGCCGCTGGCCGCACATCCACTTCGAGGTCTTCGAGTCCATGAGCAATGCCACGGCGGCCGGCCAGGTCCTGGCGGTGTCCCAGATCGCCCTGACGGAGGCAACCTGCAACGTGGTCTACGCCACGGCAGGCTATGAATCCAGCGCCCGCAACTTTCCCAACACCACCCTCACCTCGGACAACGTCTTCGGCGGCGACGGCGGTATCCACCAGCTGGCTACCATGTCCGGCTCCGTAGCCGGCGGCTACACGGCAGGACTCAACGTCACGGTGTAG
- a CDS encoding response regulator, producing MNGKAPINVLLVDDQPLLRMGFRLILEGEDDLRIVGEASDGAEAIRQVREVNPDVVLMDVRMPVLDGIEATRAVTSSGSRAKVIILTTFDLDEYAFAGLQAGASAFLLKDVAPAELVSAVRVVASGDAVVAPRVTRRLLEAYVRGDHPAAVSGQRTGASTPGTGRGRHPYGEEQQMDPLLEALTPRETEMLEAMAEGLSNAEIAHRFFLSEATVKTHVRRILAKLHLRDRVQAVVYAYETGLVVPSNPDY from the coding sequence ATGAACGGCAAGGCACCGATCAATGTTCTGCTGGTGGATGACCAGCCGCTGTTACGGATGGGCTTCCGGCTCATCCTCGAGGGCGAGGACGACCTTCGCATTGTGGGCGAGGCCTCGGACGGGGCGGAAGCAATCCGGCAGGTCCGGGAGGTGAACCCCGACGTGGTGCTGATGGATGTCCGGATGCCGGTCCTGGATGGAATTGAGGCAACCCGGGCCGTGACTTCGTCAGGGTCCCGCGCCAAGGTGATCATCCTGACCACCTTCGACCTCGATGAATACGCCTTTGCCGGGCTGCAGGCAGGAGCTTCGGCGTTCTTGCTCAAGGACGTGGCGCCGGCTGAGCTGGTGAGTGCCGTGCGCGTGGTGGCAAGCGGGGATGCCGTGGTGGCACCCCGAGTCACCCGCCGCCTGCTGGAAGCGTATGTCCGCGGGGACCACCCCGCGGCTGTATCCGGGCAGCGAACCGGCGCCTCCACACCGGGAACAGGCCGGGGCCGGCACCCTTATGGCGAGGAACAGCAGATGGACCCCTTGCTGGAGGCGCTGACGCCGCGCGAAACGGAAATGCTGGAAGCCATGGCCGAAGGATTGTCCAACGCCGAGATCGCCCACCGGTTCTTCCTCTCCGAGGCGACCGTCAAAACGCACGTGCGCCGGATCCTCGCCAAGCTGCATCTCCGGGACAGGGTGCAGGCCGTGGTCTACGCCTACGAAACGGGACTGGTGGTCCCCAGCAATCCGGACTACTAG
- a CDS encoding amino acid permease: MHADQQLSKSLKPRHLSMIAIAGVIGAGLFVGSGAAIQQAGPGILLAYMAAGIVVILVMRMLGEMAAANPETGSFSTYADKALGRWAGFSIGWLYAWFWIIVLGIEATAGAAIMHRWVPGIDQWVWALILMVLLTLTNLGSVKSYGEFEFWFASIKVAAIVLFLLFGAAAILGLIPGVPAPGLDNLVNNGGFLPNGPGAVLAGILVVVFSFFGAEIATIAAGESENPVDAVKKAVKSTVWRILVFYIGSIAIVVTLLPWNSASVAKSPYVAVIELFGIPGAGTIMDIVVLTSVLSCLNSGLYTASRMLFSLSRRGDAPRAWTKISKRGVPAAAVLASTVVGFITVGLNYIAPDTVFLFLVNTSGAIALFVWLVIAASQLILRRRMGAAAKDLALKMWLFPYLTWVAIVSIVALIVGMVILESTRESLFLSLALAAVVVGIGVWRYRKGGSAGPAAEEITAEEAAVGAGPAS; this comes from the coding sequence ATGCACGCTGACCAACAGCTCTCCAAGTCCCTGAAACCCAGGCACCTTTCCATGATCGCCATTGCCGGCGTCATCGGCGCCGGCCTCTTTGTGGGCTCAGGCGCCGCCATCCAGCAGGCCGGCCCCGGCATCCTGCTCGCCTACATGGCCGCAGGCATCGTGGTGATCCTGGTGATGCGGATGCTCGGCGAAATGGCTGCAGCCAACCCGGAAACCGGATCCTTTTCCACGTACGCGGACAAAGCCCTGGGACGCTGGGCCGGATTCAGCATCGGCTGGCTCTACGCCTGGTTCTGGATCATCGTCCTGGGAATCGAAGCCACCGCAGGCGCTGCCATCATGCACCGCTGGGTTCCGGGTATCGACCAGTGGGTCTGGGCCCTGATCCTGATGGTGCTGTTGACGCTCACCAACCTCGGCTCGGTGAAGTCGTACGGAGAATTCGAGTTCTGGTTCGCCTCCATCAAGGTGGCTGCCATTGTGTTGTTCCTGCTCTTCGGCGCGGCCGCCATCCTGGGCCTGATTCCGGGCGTTCCGGCACCCGGGCTGGACAACCTGGTCAACAACGGCGGGTTCCTGCCGAACGGCCCGGGCGCGGTACTGGCCGGCATCCTTGTGGTGGTCTTCTCCTTCTTCGGCGCCGAAATCGCCACCATCGCGGCAGGCGAATCCGAGAACCCGGTGGACGCCGTGAAGAAGGCCGTAAAGTCCACGGTCTGGCGCATCCTGGTGTTCTACATCGGCTCCATCGCCATTGTGGTCACCCTGCTGCCGTGGAACTCCGCCTCCGTGGCCAAGAGCCCCTATGTTGCCGTGATCGAACTCTTCGGCATTCCGGGCGCCGGCACCATCATGGACATTGTGGTGCTGACATCGGTGCTGTCCTGCCTGAACTCGGGACTCTATACGGCCAGCCGCATGCTGTTCTCACTGTCCCGCCGCGGGGACGCGCCGCGGGCGTGGACGAAGATCTCCAAGCGCGGCGTACCTGCCGCTGCCGTACTGGCCTCCACCGTGGTCGGCTTCATCACCGTGGGCCTGAACTACATTGCGCCGGACACCGTGTTCCTGTTCCTGGTGAACACCTCGGGGGCCATTGCGCTGTTCGTCTGGCTGGTCATCGCTGCCTCGCAGTTGATCCTCCGCCGGCGCATGGGTGCCGCCGCCAAGGACCTTGCACTCAAGATGTGGCTTTTCCCCTACTTGACCTGGGTAGCCATCGTCAGCATCGTTGCGCTGATTGTCGGCATGGTGATCCTTGAGTCCACCCGCGAGTCGCTGTTCCTCTCGCTGGCGCTGGCCGCCGTCGTGGTGGGGATCGGCGTCTGGCGCTACCGCAAGGGTGGCAGTGCCGGACCGGCTGCGGAAGAAATCACAGCCGAAGAAGCCGCGGTGGGCGCCGGCCCGGCGTCGTAA
- a CDS encoding ABC transporter permease: MSSTTLEPNPSGRRAQGGAAPRAGGPSGEAVRSGGSPASPGPGPSFLRVLHSEFIKFRTLLSTLILLASTMLVMVGFGALAAWSTGQFREEMASDPEAAAQMAAQGGDIAVSAPTSGIAFAQLILGSLGVLLMSSEFTTGMARSTFAAVPKRIPAFVAKLLVVVAVSFVLTGVSTLLAGLVSVPILDNYGLSLDLASSQSVKLLVVNSLYVAAVASIGMSLGSIIRNSAGGIMSLVGLFFVAPIAFQLIPGDFFEEARKYLPGNTVTPLTAVEHVEGTLEAWQAALVLGAWVAVPAVLAMVLLKKRDI; this comes from the coding sequence ATGAGCTCAACAACTTTGGAACCCAACCCTTCAGGCCGCAGGGCGCAGGGCGGCGCGGCACCCCGGGCCGGCGGTCCCTCCGGAGAGGCCGTCCGCTCGGGTGGCAGCCCGGCTTCGCCCGGCCCGGGCCCCAGTTTCCTGCGCGTTCTGCACTCGGAATTCATCAAGTTCCGCACCCTGCTGTCCACCCTGATCCTGCTCGCTTCCACCATGCTGGTGATGGTGGGCTTCGGCGCGCTGGCGGCCTGGTCCACCGGACAGTTCCGCGAGGAGATGGCCTCCGATCCTGAAGCCGCAGCCCAGATGGCTGCCCAGGGCGGTGACATCGCGGTCAGCGCTCCAACGTCCGGCATTGCCTTCGCCCAGCTGATCCTCGGATCCCTGGGCGTGCTGCTGATGAGCTCCGAGTTCACCACCGGTATGGCGCGTTCCACGTTCGCGGCCGTACCCAAGAGGATTCCGGCCTTCGTGGCGAAGCTCCTCGTGGTGGTGGCGGTCTCCTTCGTCCTCACCGGCGTGTCCACCTTGCTGGCCGGCCTGGTGTCCGTCCCGATCCTGGACAACTACGGCCTCAGCCTGGACCTGGCCAGTTCCCAGTCCGTCAAACTGCTGGTGGTCAACAGCCTGTATGTGGCGGCGGTGGCCTCCATCGGTATGTCCCTGGGCAGCATCATCCGCAACTCTGCGGGAGGGATCATGAGCCTGGTGGGCCTGTTCTTCGTGGCGCCGATCGCCTTCCAGCTGATCCCCGGCGACTTCTTCGAGGAAGCCCGCAAGTACCTTCCCGGCAACACCGTGACCCCGCTGACCGCCGTCGAACATGTGGAAGGGACCCTTGAGGCATGGCAGGCGGCGCTGGTGCTTGGCGCATGGGTGGCGGTTCCGGCAGTGCTGGCCATGGTTCTGCTGAAGAAGCGGGACATTTGA
- a CDS encoding Hsp20/alpha crystallin family protein: protein MSGALKWSPFESAQWPSAHEGAGRNPSQFAGANGRPFEPAGRPAPVLGEEVSVDEYVDQEALVVRAQLPGADPDRDIEVFVAGGVLHIRAGRNDSRGHADGNGTGLHSGARYRPFARNLPLPEGVTAADIKVSFRDGVLEVRTPLPGVPGTAAAEKRLPISRD, encoded by the coding sequence ATGTCCGGTGCGTTGAAATGGTCCCCGTTCGAATCGGCGCAATGGCCGTCTGCCCACGAGGGGGCAGGCAGGAACCCATCGCAGTTCGCCGGCGCCAACGGGCGGCCCTTTGAACCCGCCGGCAGGCCGGCCCCCGTCCTTGGGGAGGAGGTCAGCGTCGACGAGTACGTCGACCAGGAGGCACTTGTGGTCCGGGCCCAGCTGCCCGGAGCGGATCCGGACAGGGACATCGAGGTCTTTGTTGCGGGGGGCGTGCTGCACATCCGGGCGGGGCGCAATGACTCCCGCGGCCACGCCGACGGCAATGGAACCGGCCTTCATTCCGGGGCGCGGTACCGCCCGTTCGCCCGCAACCTCCCGTTGCCGGAAGGGGTCACCGCCGCGGACATCAAGGTGTCTTTCAGGGACGGCGTTTTGGAAGTGAGGACGCCGCTGCCGGGAGTACCCGGCACGGCTGCTGCGGAGAAGCGGCTCCCCATCAGCCGCGATTAG
- a CDS encoding M18 family aminopeptidase yields MPSHTTAADHIQDLGAYVNASPSSFHAVHEAARRLDEAGFTGLDELAAWPAGAAAGSGTAGRFYVVRDGALIAWVTPETAGPTTGFNVLGAHTDSPSFKLKPKPTTGKFGWLQAGVEVYGGPLLNSWLDRELQLAGRLVMLDGTQRLTSTGPLLRFPQLAIHLDRAVNEGLALDKQQHMNPVFGLGDPAGVDLLALLAERANAAAPGSPPVDPARIGGYDVVVADTQPGAVFGAKGEFFASGRLDNLSATHAGLAALIAHGGAGEQADGAPIAVLAAFDHEEIGSNSRSGACGPLLEDVLVRISDGLGASASQRRQALAASFCVSADAGHAVHPNYGERHDPVNRPVLNGGPLLKINANQRYATDAPGAAFWARLCGEAGVPYQEFVSNNVMPCGSTIGPLTATRLGIRTVDVGVPLLSMHSARELCGVEDPFRLSRVTELFFRTAA; encoded by the coding sequence ATGCCTTCCCACACCACTGCCGCAGACCACATCCAGGACCTCGGCGCGTACGTCAACGCGTCGCCGTCGAGCTTCCACGCGGTGCACGAAGCCGCGAGGCGGCTGGACGAGGCAGGCTTCACGGGCCTGGACGAACTGGCGGCCTGGCCGGCCGGCGCGGCCGCGGGTTCCGGGACGGCAGGACGGTTCTACGTGGTCCGAGACGGTGCCCTGATCGCCTGGGTGACTCCGGAGACGGCCGGCCCCACCACGGGGTTCAACGTCCTGGGCGCACACACCGACTCGCCGTCGTTCAAGCTCAAGCCCAAGCCCACCACGGGGAAGTTCGGATGGCTCCAGGCAGGCGTGGAGGTCTACGGCGGCCCGCTCCTCAACTCCTGGCTGGATCGGGAACTTCAGCTGGCCGGCCGGCTGGTGATGCTGGACGGGACGCAGCGGCTGACCTCCACCGGGCCGCTGCTGCGGTTCCCACAGCTCGCGATCCACCTGGACCGGGCGGTTAACGAGGGCCTGGCGCTGGACAAACAGCAGCACATGAATCCCGTTTTCGGGCTCGGCGATCCGGCAGGCGTGGACCTCCTTGCGCTGCTCGCCGAACGGGCCAACGCAGCGGCCCCCGGCTCCCCGCCGGTGGATCCGGCACGGATCGGCGGATACGACGTCGTTGTGGCGGATACGCAGCCGGGCGCGGTATTCGGTGCCAAGGGTGAGTTTTTTGCCTCCGGGCGGTTGGACAACCTGTCCGCCACCCATGCCGGACTGGCCGCCCTCATCGCACACGGAGGGGCCGGGGAGCAGGCGGACGGTGCGCCGATTGCGGTGCTCGCGGCCTTCGATCATGAGGAAATTGGCTCCAACTCGCGGTCGGGCGCCTGCGGACCCCTCCTCGAGGACGTCCTGGTGCGCATCTCTGACGGCCTTGGTGCGTCCGCGAGCCAGCGGCGCCAGGCCCTGGCGGCGTCGTTCTGTGTCTCCGCCGATGCCGGCCATGCAGTGCACCCCAACTACGGCGAGCGCCACGACCCCGTCAACCGGCCGGTCCTCAATGGCGGCCCGCTGCTCAAGATCAACGCCAACCAGCGGTACGCGACCGACGCGCCGGGCGCCGCCTTCTGGGCGCGGTTGTGCGGCGAGGCGGGGGTTCCCTACCAGGAGTTCGTCTCCAACAACGTGATGCCGTGCGGGTCCACCATCGGGCCGCTGACGGCAACACGCCTGGGCATCAGGACCGTGGACGTGGGCGTGCCGCTGCTGTCCATGCACTCCGCCCGCGAACTGTGCGGCGTGGAGGACCCGTTCCGGCTGTCCCGCGTGACCGAGTTGTTCTTCCGGACGGCGGCATAG
- the rpsF gene encoding 30S ribosomal protein S6 gives MRPYELMVIIDPEVEERTVEPSLQKFLNVITNDGGTIEKVDIWGRRRLAYEIKKKSEGIYAVVNFTAKPDTAKELDRQLSLNETIMRTKITRPEEQKVVAE, from the coding sequence ATGCGTCCTTACGAATTGATGGTAATCATCGACCCCGAGGTCGAAGAGCGTACCGTTGAGCCGTCGCTTCAGAAGTTCCTGAACGTCATCACCAACGATGGTGGAACCATCGAAAAGGTTGACATCTGGGGCCGTCGTCGACTGGCTTACGAAATCAAGAAGAAGTCTGAAGGTATCTACGCCGTGGTGAACTTCACCGCCAAGCCGGACACCGCCAAAGAACTTGACCGCCAGCTGAGTCTCAACGAGACCATCATGCGCACCAAGATCACCCGCCCCGAAGAGCAGAAGGTCGTTGCTGAGTAA
- a CDS encoding DUF1345 domain-containing protein → MDTRPPPATVKRSRLRFFAMVTAGLGAAAGTGLSGHWVEAPAIGWGSAALVYVAWVWLVVGRLDPAGTRAHATSEDPSRRTTDLLILVANVASLAAVAAVVVDSHRADGGSRLTGGFLALACVALSWILVQTLFTLRYAELYYSPEKRGGSDAGGIDFNQERPPQYTDFAYLATSLGMTYQVSDTNLQNHLIRAEALKHSLLSYLFGTIILATTINLVIGLA, encoded by the coding sequence ATGGACACCCGACCTCCGCCCGCCACGGTCAAACGAAGCCGGCTGCGGTTCTTTGCCATGGTCACGGCAGGACTGGGGGCCGCGGCGGGCACCGGCCTGTCCGGACATTGGGTGGAGGCACCTGCCATCGGATGGGGCAGCGCCGCACTGGTATACGTTGCCTGGGTCTGGCTAGTGGTGGGAAGGCTCGACCCTGCGGGGACCCGCGCCCATGCGACGTCTGAGGACCCGTCCCGCCGCACCACCGACCTGCTGATCCTGGTGGCCAACGTCGCCAGCCTGGCAGCAGTTGCCGCTGTGGTGGTGGATTCCCACAGGGCCGACGGCGGCTCGCGGCTGACCGGCGGGTTCCTGGCCCTGGCCTGCGTTGCGTTGTCGTGGATCCTGGTTCAAACACTGTTCACCCTGCGCTACGCCGAGCTTTACTACAGTCCCGAAAAGCGCGGCGGATCAGACGCAGGCGGCATCGATTTCAACCAGGAACGGCCGCCGCAATACACGGATTTCGCCTATTTGGCCACGAGTCTTGGCATGACGTACCAAGTGTCAGACACCAATCTCCAGAACCACCTGATCAGGGCTGAAGCGCTCAAACACAGCCTGCTTTCCTATCTCTTCGGCACCATCATCCTTGCCACGACCATCAACCTGGTGATCGGACTCGCCTGA